From the Osmerus eperlanus chromosome 19, fOsmEpe2.1, whole genome shotgun sequence genome, one window contains:
- the LOC134039832 gene encoding stromal interaction molecule 1-like isoform X1, with the protein MGRVWLSTVCLMSACLWGRSWEQTDKSLAAHHGNEASDLCVIDQLLCKDENELLSFEAIRSIHKLMDDDADGTVDMRETDGFLREDLKYKDPKGKHNSFHGADLLISVEDMWNTWRSSRVYNWTVDEVKDWLVEYVKLAPYVEAFTKHSLNGKALPRLAVKNTTLTLAVLRIMDRSHAQKLQLKALDTVLFGPPPSNLKHSYLKDLVLVVSILVGVGGCWFAYAQSRHSRDHMGKMMKDLEGLQRAEQSLHDLQEKLQKAQEEQRSVEVEKVTLEQRLRDEIDSAKQEAQRLCELREGTENERSRQKYAEDELEQMRMALKKAERELGSRAHWGPPGALQTWLQLTHEVEVQYYNIKKQSAEKQLLQAKDGAEKIKKKRGTLFGTFHVAHSSSLDDVDHKILSAKQALGEVTAALREKLHRWQQIESLTGFTLVNNPGLAALATALNLDPSFLGLRPPPPQHLLLSDDLDDMDEDILSPGTMQYAAWQMDLRVSDLWPMSGVTDNQSPWKHSAPNLMPLRQRPGDPTLALGSQRLVEGRSLSSILPGEGSGLYMSRPPRPHPRQSRSHSIGQLDFLPLPSLSSSLSHPSLHPPLLSLSPPSSSDGSRLSALLLRSSLPHSLEVGPGLPPAGGAAARRQRPRSGSFGDLNRSDSDSSLPLSQSESQRSYGSRATSPKQLSGLTSNGSRPRVSHGDSPFATSCGLEKSSSLGELRGSHVLCSSYSTHSLCPSALDPDPTAPGLGKMTSRIPHLGAKKGTLEEDSYSTGEENDSAGGRKRSTFKIFKKRK; encoded by the exons ATGGGTCGCGTGTGGCTGTCGACAGTGTGTTTGATGAGCGCGTGTCTCTGGGGTAGGAGCTGGGAACAGACCGATAAGAGTCTTGCCGCGCATCATGGCAACGAAGCCTCCG ATCTGTGTGTTATAGATCAGCTGCTGTGTAAGGATGAGAATGAGCTCCTGAGCTTCGAGGCCATCAGGAGCATCCACAAGCTGATGGACGACGACGCTGACGGCACCGTGGACATGAGGGAGACAGACggg TTCCTGAGGGAGGACCTGAAGTATAAAGACCCTAAAGGAAAACACAACAGCTTCCATGGAGCAGACCTGCTCATCAGTGTGGAGGATATGTGGAACACATGGAGATCCtccagag tGTATAACTGGACAGTGGATGAGGTGAAGGACTGGCTTGTTGAGTATGTGAAGCTAGCTCCCTACGTAGAAGCCTTCACCAAACACAGCCTGAACGGCAAGGCTctacccag gctagCGGTGAAGAACACCACACTGACCCTGGCTGTTCTGAGGATCATGGACCGCAGCCACGCCCAGAAACTGCAGCTTAAGGCTCTGGACACGGTCCTGTTCGGACCTCCACccagtaatt TAAAGCACAGCTATCTGAAGGACCTGGTACTGGTGGTGTCCAtcctggtgggggtgggagggtgctGGTTTGCCTACGCCCAGAGCCGGCACTCCAGAGACCACATGGGCAAGATGATGAAGGACCTGGAGGGGCTGCAGAGGGCTGAGCAGAGTCTGCACGACCTGCAGGAGAA gCTCCAGAAGGCCCAGGAGGAGCAGCGCAgcgtggaggtggagaaggtgaCGCTGGAGCAGCGGCTGCGAGACGAGATCGACTCGGCCAAGCAGGAGGCTCAGCGCCTGTGTGAGCTAAGGGAGGGCACGGAGAACGAGAGGAGCCGGCAGAAGTACGCCGAGGACGAGCTGGAGCAG atgcGTATGGCCCTGAAGAAGGCCGAGCGGGAGCTGGGCTCGCGGGCGCACTGGGGGCCCCCGGGGGCCCTGCAGACCTGGCTGCAGCTCACACACGAGGTGGAGGTGCAGTACTACAACATCAAGAAGCAGAGCGCAGAGAAGCAGCTGCTGCAGGCCAAGGACGGg GCTGAGAAGATCAAGAAGAAAAGGGGAACTCTGTTCGGGACGTTCCACGTCGCTCACAGCTCCTCCCTGGACGACGTCGACCACAAAATCCTGTCCGCCAA acAGGCCCTGGGGGAGGTGACGGCCGCCCTGAGAGAGAAGCTCCATCGCTGGCAGCAGATCGAGTCTCTGACCGGCTTCACCCTGGTCAACAACCCTGGTCTGGCTGCCTTGGCAACTGCCCTCAACCTGGACCCCTCCTTTCTGGGCCTGCGCCCTCCgcccccccagcacctcctcctgtcGGACGACCTGGACGACATGGACGAGGACATCCTGTCCCCAGGGACGATGCAGT ACGCAGCCTGGCAGATGGATCTGCGAGTGAGCGACCTCTGGCCCATGAGTGGCGTCACCGACAACCAATCCCCATGgaagcattctg ctcccaaCCTGATGCCCCTGCGACAGCGACCAGGAGACCCCACGCTGGCGCTCGGCTCTCAGAGGTTGGTTGAAGGGCGGAGCTTATCCAGCATCCTGCCAGGCGAGGGGAGTGGCTTGTACATGTCCCGCCCCCCTCGTCCTCACCCACGCCAGTCGCGCAGCCATTCCATTGGCCAGCTGGacttcctccctctgccttctctctcctcctccctctcacatccctccctccacccccccctcctctctctgtctcccccctcctcctccgacgGCTctcgtctctctgctctgctcctccgctcctccctcccccactccctggaGGTGGGGCCTGGCCTCcccccagcagggggcgctgcagCCAGGAGACAGCGCCCTCGCTCTGGCAGCTTCGG GGATCTGAACCGCTCAGACTccgactcctccctccctctctcccagagcgAATCACAGCGCTCCTACGGCTCTCGGGCCACGTCCCCCAAGCAGCTGTCCGGCCTCACGTCCAATGGGAGCCGGCCACGCGTCTCCCACGGCGACAGCCCCTTCGCCACGTCATGCGGCCTTGAGAAGAGCTCCAGTTTAGGAGAGCTTCGAGGAAGCCACGTCCTCTGCTCTTCCTACTCCACccactccctctgcccctccgccCTGGACCCTGACCCCACGGCCCCGGGGCTGGGCAAGATGACCAGTCGCATCCCTCACCTGGGAGCCAAGAAGGggaccctggaggaggacagcTACTCCACCGGAGAGGAGAATGACTCGGCCGGCGGGCGCAAGAGGAGCACCTTCAAGATCTTCAAGAAGAGGAAGTAG
- the LOC134039832 gene encoding stromal interaction molecule 1-like isoform X3: MGRVWLSTVCLMSACLWGRSWEQTDKSLAAHHGNEASDLCVIDQLLCKDENELLSFEAIRSIHKLMDDDADGTVDMRETDGFLREDLKYKDPKGKHNSFHGADLLISVEDMWNTWRSSRVYNWTVDEVKDWLVEYVKLAPYVEAFTKHSLNGKALPRLAVKNTTLTLAVLRIMDRSHAQKLQLKALDTVLFGPPPSNLKHSYLKDLVLVVSILVGVGGCWFAYAQSRHSRDHMGKMMKDLEGLQRAEQSLHDLQEKLQKAQEEQRSVEVEKVTLEQRLRDEIDSAKQEAQRLCELREGTENERSRQKYAEDELEQMRMALKKAERELGSRAHWGPPGALQTWLQLTHEVEVQYYNIKKQSAEKQLLQAKDGAEKIKKKRGTLFGTFHVAHSSSLDDVDHKILSAKQALGEVTAALREKLHRWQQIESLTGFTLVNNPGLAALATALNLDPSFLGLRPPPPQHLLLSDDLDDMDEDILSPGTMQSPNLMPLRQRPGDPTLALGSQRLVEGRSLSSILPGEGSGLYMSRPPRPHPRQSRSHSIGQLDFLPLPSLSSSLSHPSLHPPLLSLSPPSSSDGSRLSALLLRSSLPHSLEVGPGLPPAGGAAARRQRPRSGSFGDLNRSDSDSSLPLSQSESQRSYGSRATSPKQLSGLTSNGSRPRVSHGDSPFATSCGLEKSSSLGELRGSHVLCSSYSTHSLCPSALDPDPTAPGLGKMTSRIPHLGAKKGTLEEDSYSTGEENDSAGGRKRSTFKIFKKRK, encoded by the exons ATGGGTCGCGTGTGGCTGTCGACAGTGTGTTTGATGAGCGCGTGTCTCTGGGGTAGGAGCTGGGAACAGACCGATAAGAGTCTTGCCGCGCATCATGGCAACGAAGCCTCCG ATCTGTGTGTTATAGATCAGCTGCTGTGTAAGGATGAGAATGAGCTCCTGAGCTTCGAGGCCATCAGGAGCATCCACAAGCTGATGGACGACGACGCTGACGGCACCGTGGACATGAGGGAGACAGACggg TTCCTGAGGGAGGACCTGAAGTATAAAGACCCTAAAGGAAAACACAACAGCTTCCATGGAGCAGACCTGCTCATCAGTGTGGAGGATATGTGGAACACATGGAGATCCtccagag tGTATAACTGGACAGTGGATGAGGTGAAGGACTGGCTTGTTGAGTATGTGAAGCTAGCTCCCTACGTAGAAGCCTTCACCAAACACAGCCTGAACGGCAAGGCTctacccag gctagCGGTGAAGAACACCACACTGACCCTGGCTGTTCTGAGGATCATGGACCGCAGCCACGCCCAGAAACTGCAGCTTAAGGCTCTGGACACGGTCCTGTTCGGACCTCCACccagtaatt TAAAGCACAGCTATCTGAAGGACCTGGTACTGGTGGTGTCCAtcctggtgggggtgggagggtgctGGTTTGCCTACGCCCAGAGCCGGCACTCCAGAGACCACATGGGCAAGATGATGAAGGACCTGGAGGGGCTGCAGAGGGCTGAGCAGAGTCTGCACGACCTGCAGGAGAA gCTCCAGAAGGCCCAGGAGGAGCAGCGCAgcgtggaggtggagaaggtgaCGCTGGAGCAGCGGCTGCGAGACGAGATCGACTCGGCCAAGCAGGAGGCTCAGCGCCTGTGTGAGCTAAGGGAGGGCACGGAGAACGAGAGGAGCCGGCAGAAGTACGCCGAGGACGAGCTGGAGCAG atgcGTATGGCCCTGAAGAAGGCCGAGCGGGAGCTGGGCTCGCGGGCGCACTGGGGGCCCCCGGGGGCCCTGCAGACCTGGCTGCAGCTCACACACGAGGTGGAGGTGCAGTACTACAACATCAAGAAGCAGAGCGCAGAGAAGCAGCTGCTGCAGGCCAAGGACGGg GCTGAGAAGATCAAGAAGAAAAGGGGAACTCTGTTCGGGACGTTCCACGTCGCTCACAGCTCCTCCCTGGACGACGTCGACCACAAAATCCTGTCCGCCAA acAGGCCCTGGGGGAGGTGACGGCCGCCCTGAGAGAGAAGCTCCATCGCTGGCAGCAGATCGAGTCTCTGACCGGCTTCACCCTGGTCAACAACCCTGGTCTGGCTGCCTTGGCAACTGCCCTCAACCTGGACCCCTCCTTTCTGGGCCTGCGCCCTCCgcccccccagcacctcctcctgtcGGACGACCTGGACGACATGGACGAGGACATCCTGTCCCCAGGGACGATGCAGT ctcccaaCCTGATGCCCCTGCGACAGCGACCAGGAGACCCCACGCTGGCGCTCGGCTCTCAGAGGTTGGTTGAAGGGCGGAGCTTATCCAGCATCCTGCCAGGCGAGGGGAGTGGCTTGTACATGTCCCGCCCCCCTCGTCCTCACCCACGCCAGTCGCGCAGCCATTCCATTGGCCAGCTGGacttcctccctctgccttctctctcctcctccctctcacatccctccctccacccccccctcctctctctgtctcccccctcctcctccgacgGCTctcgtctctctgctctgctcctccgctcctccctcccccactccctggaGGTGGGGCCTGGCCTCcccccagcagggggcgctgcagCCAGGAGACAGCGCCCTCGCTCTGGCAGCTTCGG GGATCTGAACCGCTCAGACTccgactcctccctccctctctcccagagcgAATCACAGCGCTCCTACGGCTCTCGGGCCACGTCCCCCAAGCAGCTGTCCGGCCTCACGTCCAATGGGAGCCGGCCACGCGTCTCCCACGGCGACAGCCCCTTCGCCACGTCATGCGGCCTTGAGAAGAGCTCCAGTTTAGGAGAGCTTCGAGGAAGCCACGTCCTCTGCTCTTCCTACTCCACccactccctctgcccctccgccCTGGACCCTGACCCCACGGCCCCGGGGCTGGGCAAGATGACCAGTCGCATCCCTCACCTGGGAGCCAAGAAGGggaccctggaggaggacagcTACTCCACCGGAGAGGAGAATGACTCGGCCGGCGGGCGCAAGAGGAGCACCTTCAAGATCTTCAAGAAGAGGAAGTAG
- the LOC134039832 gene encoding stromal interaction molecule 1-like isoform X2 — translation MGRVWLSTVCLMSACLWGRSWEQTDKSLAAHHGNEASDLCVIDQLLCKDENELLSFEAIRSIHKLMDDDADGTVDMRETDGFLREDLKYKDPKGKHNSFHGADLLISVEDMWNTWRSSRVYNWTVDEVKDWLVEYVKLAPYVEAFTKHSLNGKALPRLAVKNTTLTLAVLRIMDRSHAQKLQLKALDTVLFGPPPIKHSYLKDLVLVVSILVGVGGCWFAYAQSRHSRDHMGKMMKDLEGLQRAEQSLHDLQEKLQKAQEEQRSVEVEKVTLEQRLRDEIDSAKQEAQRLCELREGTENERSRQKYAEDELEQMRMALKKAERELGSRAHWGPPGALQTWLQLTHEVEVQYYNIKKQSAEKQLLQAKDGAEKIKKKRGTLFGTFHVAHSSSLDDVDHKILSAKQALGEVTAALREKLHRWQQIESLTGFTLVNNPGLAALATALNLDPSFLGLRPPPPQHLLLSDDLDDMDEDILSPGTMQYAAWQMDLRVSDLWPMSGVTDNQSPWKHSAPNLMPLRQRPGDPTLALGSQRLVEGRSLSSILPGEGSGLYMSRPPRPHPRQSRSHSIGQLDFLPLPSLSSSLSHPSLHPPLLSLSPPSSSDGSRLSALLLRSSLPHSLEVGPGLPPAGGAAARRQRPRSGSFGDLNRSDSDSSLPLSQSESQRSYGSRATSPKQLSGLTSNGSRPRVSHGDSPFATSCGLEKSSSLGELRGSHVLCSSYSTHSLCPSALDPDPTAPGLGKMTSRIPHLGAKKGTLEEDSYSTGEENDSAGGRKRSTFKIFKKRK, via the exons ATGGGTCGCGTGTGGCTGTCGACAGTGTGTTTGATGAGCGCGTGTCTCTGGGGTAGGAGCTGGGAACAGACCGATAAGAGTCTTGCCGCGCATCATGGCAACGAAGCCTCCG ATCTGTGTGTTATAGATCAGCTGCTGTGTAAGGATGAGAATGAGCTCCTGAGCTTCGAGGCCATCAGGAGCATCCACAAGCTGATGGACGACGACGCTGACGGCACCGTGGACATGAGGGAGACAGACggg TTCCTGAGGGAGGACCTGAAGTATAAAGACCCTAAAGGAAAACACAACAGCTTCCATGGAGCAGACCTGCTCATCAGTGTGGAGGATATGTGGAACACATGGAGATCCtccagag tGTATAACTGGACAGTGGATGAGGTGAAGGACTGGCTTGTTGAGTATGTGAAGCTAGCTCCCTACGTAGAAGCCTTCACCAAACACAGCCTGAACGGCAAGGCTctacccag gctagCGGTGAAGAACACCACACTGACCCTGGCTGTTCTGAGGATCATGGACCGCAGCCACGCCCAGAAACTGCAGCTTAAGGCTCTGGACACGGTCCTGTTCGGACCTCCACcca TAAAGCACAGCTATCTGAAGGACCTGGTACTGGTGGTGTCCAtcctggtgggggtgggagggtgctGGTTTGCCTACGCCCAGAGCCGGCACTCCAGAGACCACATGGGCAAGATGATGAAGGACCTGGAGGGGCTGCAGAGGGCTGAGCAGAGTCTGCACGACCTGCAGGAGAA gCTCCAGAAGGCCCAGGAGGAGCAGCGCAgcgtggaggtggagaaggtgaCGCTGGAGCAGCGGCTGCGAGACGAGATCGACTCGGCCAAGCAGGAGGCTCAGCGCCTGTGTGAGCTAAGGGAGGGCACGGAGAACGAGAGGAGCCGGCAGAAGTACGCCGAGGACGAGCTGGAGCAG atgcGTATGGCCCTGAAGAAGGCCGAGCGGGAGCTGGGCTCGCGGGCGCACTGGGGGCCCCCGGGGGCCCTGCAGACCTGGCTGCAGCTCACACACGAGGTGGAGGTGCAGTACTACAACATCAAGAAGCAGAGCGCAGAGAAGCAGCTGCTGCAGGCCAAGGACGGg GCTGAGAAGATCAAGAAGAAAAGGGGAACTCTGTTCGGGACGTTCCACGTCGCTCACAGCTCCTCCCTGGACGACGTCGACCACAAAATCCTGTCCGCCAA acAGGCCCTGGGGGAGGTGACGGCCGCCCTGAGAGAGAAGCTCCATCGCTGGCAGCAGATCGAGTCTCTGACCGGCTTCACCCTGGTCAACAACCCTGGTCTGGCTGCCTTGGCAACTGCCCTCAACCTGGACCCCTCCTTTCTGGGCCTGCGCCCTCCgcccccccagcacctcctcctgtcGGACGACCTGGACGACATGGACGAGGACATCCTGTCCCCAGGGACGATGCAGT ACGCAGCCTGGCAGATGGATCTGCGAGTGAGCGACCTCTGGCCCATGAGTGGCGTCACCGACAACCAATCCCCATGgaagcattctg ctcccaaCCTGATGCCCCTGCGACAGCGACCAGGAGACCCCACGCTGGCGCTCGGCTCTCAGAGGTTGGTTGAAGGGCGGAGCTTATCCAGCATCCTGCCAGGCGAGGGGAGTGGCTTGTACATGTCCCGCCCCCCTCGTCCTCACCCACGCCAGTCGCGCAGCCATTCCATTGGCCAGCTGGacttcctccctctgccttctctctcctcctccctctcacatccctccctccacccccccctcctctctctgtctcccccctcctcctccgacgGCTctcgtctctctgctctgctcctccgctcctccctcccccactccctggaGGTGGGGCCTGGCCTCcccccagcagggggcgctgcagCCAGGAGACAGCGCCCTCGCTCTGGCAGCTTCGG GGATCTGAACCGCTCAGACTccgactcctccctccctctctcccagagcgAATCACAGCGCTCCTACGGCTCTCGGGCCACGTCCCCCAAGCAGCTGTCCGGCCTCACGTCCAATGGGAGCCGGCCACGCGTCTCCCACGGCGACAGCCCCTTCGCCACGTCATGCGGCCTTGAGAAGAGCTCCAGTTTAGGAGAGCTTCGAGGAAGCCACGTCCTCTGCTCTTCCTACTCCACccactccctctgcccctccgccCTGGACCCTGACCCCACGGCCCCGGGGCTGGGCAAGATGACCAGTCGCATCCCTCACCTGGGAGCCAAGAAGGggaccctggaggaggacagcTACTCCACCGGAGAGGAGAATGACTCGGCCGGCGGGCGCAAGAGGAGCACCTTCAAGATCTTCAAGAAGAGGAAGTAG
- the LOC134039832 gene encoding stromal interaction molecule 1-like isoform X6: protein MGRVWLSTVCLMSACLWGRSWEQTDKSLAAHHGNEASDLCVIDQLLCKDENELLSFEAIRSIHKLMDDDADGTVDMRETDGFLREDLKYKDPKGKHNSFHGADLLISVEDMWNTWRSSRVYNWTVDEVKDWLVEYVKLAPYVEAFTKHSLNGKALPRLAVKNTTLTLAVLRIMDRSHAQKLQLKALDTVLFGPPPSNLKHSYLKDLVLVVSILVGVGGCWFAYAQSRHSRDHMGKMMKDLEGLQRAEQSLHDLQEKLQKAQEEQRSVEVEKVTLEQRLRDEIDSAKQEAQRLCELREGTENERSRQKYAEDELEQMRMALKKAERELGSRAHWGPPGALQTWLQLTHEVEVQYYNIKKQSAEKQLLQAKDGAEKIKKKRGTLFGTFHVAHSSSLDDVDHKILSAKQALGEVTAALREKLHRWQQIESLTGFTLVNNPGLAALATALNLDPSFLGLRPPPPQHLLLSDDLDDMDEDILSPGTMQYAAWQMDLRVSDLWPMSGVTDNQSPWKHSAPNLMPLRQRPGDPTLALGSQRLVEGRSLSSILPGEGSGLYMSRPPRPHPRQSRSHSIGQLDFLPLPSLSSSLSHPSLHPPLLSLSPPSSSDGSRLSALLLRSSLPHSLEVGPGLPPAGGAAARRQRPRSGSFGNVAGSDTWPDVSADGLITGSD from the exons ATGGGTCGCGTGTGGCTGTCGACAGTGTGTTTGATGAGCGCGTGTCTCTGGGGTAGGAGCTGGGAACAGACCGATAAGAGTCTTGCCGCGCATCATGGCAACGAAGCCTCCG ATCTGTGTGTTATAGATCAGCTGCTGTGTAAGGATGAGAATGAGCTCCTGAGCTTCGAGGCCATCAGGAGCATCCACAAGCTGATGGACGACGACGCTGACGGCACCGTGGACATGAGGGAGACAGACggg TTCCTGAGGGAGGACCTGAAGTATAAAGACCCTAAAGGAAAACACAACAGCTTCCATGGAGCAGACCTGCTCATCAGTGTGGAGGATATGTGGAACACATGGAGATCCtccagag tGTATAACTGGACAGTGGATGAGGTGAAGGACTGGCTTGTTGAGTATGTGAAGCTAGCTCCCTACGTAGAAGCCTTCACCAAACACAGCCTGAACGGCAAGGCTctacccag gctagCGGTGAAGAACACCACACTGACCCTGGCTGTTCTGAGGATCATGGACCGCAGCCACGCCCAGAAACTGCAGCTTAAGGCTCTGGACACGGTCCTGTTCGGACCTCCACccagtaatt TAAAGCACAGCTATCTGAAGGACCTGGTACTGGTGGTGTCCAtcctggtgggggtgggagggtgctGGTTTGCCTACGCCCAGAGCCGGCACTCCAGAGACCACATGGGCAAGATGATGAAGGACCTGGAGGGGCTGCAGAGGGCTGAGCAGAGTCTGCACGACCTGCAGGAGAA gCTCCAGAAGGCCCAGGAGGAGCAGCGCAgcgtggaggtggagaaggtgaCGCTGGAGCAGCGGCTGCGAGACGAGATCGACTCGGCCAAGCAGGAGGCTCAGCGCCTGTGTGAGCTAAGGGAGGGCACGGAGAACGAGAGGAGCCGGCAGAAGTACGCCGAGGACGAGCTGGAGCAG atgcGTATGGCCCTGAAGAAGGCCGAGCGGGAGCTGGGCTCGCGGGCGCACTGGGGGCCCCCGGGGGCCCTGCAGACCTGGCTGCAGCTCACACACGAGGTGGAGGTGCAGTACTACAACATCAAGAAGCAGAGCGCAGAGAAGCAGCTGCTGCAGGCCAAGGACGGg GCTGAGAAGATCAAGAAGAAAAGGGGAACTCTGTTCGGGACGTTCCACGTCGCTCACAGCTCCTCCCTGGACGACGTCGACCACAAAATCCTGTCCGCCAA acAGGCCCTGGGGGAGGTGACGGCCGCCCTGAGAGAGAAGCTCCATCGCTGGCAGCAGATCGAGTCTCTGACCGGCTTCACCCTGGTCAACAACCCTGGTCTGGCTGCCTTGGCAACTGCCCTCAACCTGGACCCCTCCTTTCTGGGCCTGCGCCCTCCgcccccccagcacctcctcctgtcGGACGACCTGGACGACATGGACGAGGACATCCTGTCCCCAGGGACGATGCAGT ACGCAGCCTGGCAGATGGATCTGCGAGTGAGCGACCTCTGGCCCATGAGTGGCGTCACCGACAACCAATCCCCATGgaagcattctg ctcccaaCCTGATGCCCCTGCGACAGCGACCAGGAGACCCCACGCTGGCGCTCGGCTCTCAGAGGTTGGTTGAAGGGCGGAGCTTATCCAGCATCCTGCCAGGCGAGGGGAGTGGCTTGTACATGTCCCGCCCCCCTCGTCCTCACCCACGCCAGTCGCGCAGCCATTCCATTGGCCAGCTGGacttcctccctctgccttctctctcctcctccctctcacatccctccctccacccccccctcctctctctgtctcccccctcctcctccgacgGCTctcgtctctctgctctgctcctccgctcctccctcccccactccctggaGGTGGGGCCTGGCCTCcccccagcagggggcgctgcagCCAGGAGACAGCGCCCTCGCTCTGGCAGCTTCGG GAACGTTGCGGGGTCTGACACCTGGCCGGACGTGTCTGCAGACGGACTAATCACTGGATCAGACTGA
- the LOC134039832 gene encoding stromal interaction molecule 1-like isoform X9, giving the protein MGRVWLSTVCLMSACLWGRSWEQTDKSLAAHHGNEASDLCVIDQLLCKDENELLSFEAIRSIHKLMDDDADGTVDMRETDGFLREDLKYKDPKGKHNSFHGADLLISVEDMWNTWRSSRVYNWTVDEVKDWLVEYVKLAPYVEAFTKHSLNGKALPRLAVKNTTLTLAVLRIMDRSHAQKLQLKALDTVLFGPPPSNLKHSYLKDLVLVVSILVGVGGCWFAYAQSRHSRDHMGKMMKDLEGLQRAEQSLHDLQEKLQKAQEEQRSVEVEKVTLEQRLRDEIDSAKQEAQRLCELREGTENERSRQKYAEDELEQMRMALKKAERELGSRAHWGPPGALQTWLQLTHEVEVQYYNIKKQSAEKQLLQAKDGAEKIKKKRGTLFGTFHVAHSSSLDDVDHKILSAKQALGEVTAALREKLHRWQQIESLTGFTLVNNPGLAALATALNLDPSFLGLRPPPPQHLLLSDDLDDMDEDILSPGTMQSPNLMPLRQRPGDPTLALGSQRNVAGSDTWPDVSADGLITGSD; this is encoded by the exons ATGGGTCGCGTGTGGCTGTCGACAGTGTGTTTGATGAGCGCGTGTCTCTGGGGTAGGAGCTGGGAACAGACCGATAAGAGTCTTGCCGCGCATCATGGCAACGAAGCCTCCG ATCTGTGTGTTATAGATCAGCTGCTGTGTAAGGATGAGAATGAGCTCCTGAGCTTCGAGGCCATCAGGAGCATCCACAAGCTGATGGACGACGACGCTGACGGCACCGTGGACATGAGGGAGACAGACggg TTCCTGAGGGAGGACCTGAAGTATAAAGACCCTAAAGGAAAACACAACAGCTTCCATGGAGCAGACCTGCTCATCAGTGTGGAGGATATGTGGAACACATGGAGATCCtccagag tGTATAACTGGACAGTGGATGAGGTGAAGGACTGGCTTGTTGAGTATGTGAAGCTAGCTCCCTACGTAGAAGCCTTCACCAAACACAGCCTGAACGGCAAGGCTctacccag gctagCGGTGAAGAACACCACACTGACCCTGGCTGTTCTGAGGATCATGGACCGCAGCCACGCCCAGAAACTGCAGCTTAAGGCTCTGGACACGGTCCTGTTCGGACCTCCACccagtaatt TAAAGCACAGCTATCTGAAGGACCTGGTACTGGTGGTGTCCAtcctggtgggggtgggagggtgctGGTTTGCCTACGCCCAGAGCCGGCACTCCAGAGACCACATGGGCAAGATGATGAAGGACCTGGAGGGGCTGCAGAGGGCTGAGCAGAGTCTGCACGACCTGCAGGAGAA gCTCCAGAAGGCCCAGGAGGAGCAGCGCAgcgtggaggtggagaaggtgaCGCTGGAGCAGCGGCTGCGAGACGAGATCGACTCGGCCAAGCAGGAGGCTCAGCGCCTGTGTGAGCTAAGGGAGGGCACGGAGAACGAGAGGAGCCGGCAGAAGTACGCCGAGGACGAGCTGGAGCAG atgcGTATGGCCCTGAAGAAGGCCGAGCGGGAGCTGGGCTCGCGGGCGCACTGGGGGCCCCCGGGGGCCCTGCAGACCTGGCTGCAGCTCACACACGAGGTGGAGGTGCAGTACTACAACATCAAGAAGCAGAGCGCAGAGAAGCAGCTGCTGCAGGCCAAGGACGGg GCTGAGAAGATCAAGAAGAAAAGGGGAACTCTGTTCGGGACGTTCCACGTCGCTCACAGCTCCTCCCTGGACGACGTCGACCACAAAATCCTGTCCGCCAA acAGGCCCTGGGGGAGGTGACGGCCGCCCTGAGAGAGAAGCTCCATCGCTGGCAGCAGATCGAGTCTCTGACCGGCTTCACCCTGGTCAACAACCCTGGTCTGGCTGCCTTGGCAACTGCCCTCAACCTGGACCCCTCCTTTCTGGGCCTGCGCCCTCCgcccccccagcacctcctcctgtcGGACGACCTGGACGACATGGACGAGGACATCCTGTCCCCAGGGACGATGCAGT ctcccaaCCTGATGCCCCTGCGACAGCGACCAGGAGACCCCACGCTGGCGCTCGGCTCTCAGAG GAACGTTGCGGGGTCTGACACCTGGCCGGACGTGTCTGCAGACGGACTAATCACTGGATCAGACTGA